A window of Clostridioides sp. ES-S-0010-02 genomic DNA:
TTATTGATTTAGTATATACACAGGTAGTAAAAGAGCTTTCAAATGAAGCTATTGAAAGAAAAATCAAGACTACAAATGCTATAAAACTGTTTAAAAATGAATAAAATCAGATATTTGTAATACTTTATGTGGTTTTCTTAAAAATTTAGTAATGGGGAGATTTTACATGTCTAAATTAAAAGACTATGATATTGACAAAGTAATACTTTTTAATAATTTATGTAGTGAAACTAAGAATCAACTTAAGGAAAAAGCTAAACTAAAAAGATTACAAAGAAAAGAAATTTTATTTTATGAAAAAGAACAATTGGACAGAGTATACGTACTTTTAGATGGAAAAGTATCTATTTTTAAGATAAGCGAAAATGGTGAGAGAAAGGTGATTTTTATATTAAATAATGGAGAAATTATAAATGACATTACCTTTGATTTTACGAAGAATTCTGCTGTTGGATGTGAGGCATTTGAAAATTCAATTGTGTCTTATTATAGCATTGAAGAATTTACAGAAATTATGAAAAATGATTTTCAGCTTACAAAAGATATTATTTCTTATATGGAGAGAAGGACAAGACGTTTATATAGACAGTTAAAAAATTCAATATCTATAAAAGTAGATAAGAAATTAGCAGCAAAATTGTATAGATTAAGTAAAGAGTTTGGAATTTATTGTGGAGAATGGACCTTATTAAATGTAAATCTTACAGTTACATATTTAGCTGATATGCTTGGCTGTAAAAGAGAGACAGTTTCTAGAATGATAAAAGTATTGCAAAAAGAAGAACTTATAAAGATTGATAATAAAGGTTTTTATGTAAAAGAAGCCGAACTATCAAAATACTTTAAAAATAATTAATTATAATTAAATAAAGATATTATTAAGAGAATCTATCCATAGATTCTTTTTTATTTATCTAAAATGATAATATTTGCCTTAAGTTTATTGAAACAGCTTAATTCTGATAGTATAATTAATTTAATATGAACAGTAAATATACAGATGTTGACACAGCTTCTATACTCAGAAAGGGATGTATCAAAATGAAAAATAAAAAATTCATAGGTTATGCTTTAGGTTTGATTTTTATATGTGTATTTGTGATGTTTTCTCTTTGGGATTTTACCTATAATGTTAATTCATTAGTAGAAAAAAGTAAAAAGATGCATTTAGAAGAGTTGTCATTGCAAAGTTCAAATACTATAAATGTTAAGCTTAACTCACTAACAAAGTTTATAAATAGTATTTCTAAAATTATTTCAGAGTCAGAGGGTATGAAGAAAGAAGATATAATGAAATTGCTAAATGATGTATCAAAGGAATCTGATTTTGAAAAAATCTATATTGCATATCCAGATGGTACAGCCTATACAGGTGATGGAAAGGTCTATAATATATCACAACATAGCTATTTTAAGAAAGCAATGAAAGGGGAAAGCAATATTTCAGAAATCATAAAATCATCTGTTAACAATGAAAATAGTTTTATAGTAGCATCTCCTATGTACAAAAATGGTAAAGTGATAGGTGTTCTGTATGGTTCTTATTATACAAGTAAATTAAGTGAATTTATAGATGTGACTAGTTTTAATGGAGAAGGAAGTACATATATATTTGAAAAATCAGGAAATCTTGTCTTAAAATCTACTCCAGGAGAAACTGATGACACCATAAATAATGTTAGCGATTTTTTTGATTTTATTTATGTTAGAGAAGATTACAGTTATAAAAACTTTATTGAAGATATATCAAATAAGAAAAGTGGATTTTTAGAATATAAATTCAAAGGAAAAGAGGAATATGCCACGTATACTCCAGTTGGTATAAATGATTGGTATGTATTGTCTTTTATTCCAAAGACTTTGATAGTGAAAGAGATTTCTAAGATAAACAAACTTGCAATTATATTAACAACTAAAAACTTCATAGCACTTTCAATTTTGATTTTAATTGTATTTTATAAAGAGAAAAAATCCAAAGAAAAGCTTGTAAAAGCAAATCTAGAGATATCTTCACTCACTAACAATATACCAGGAGGTGTTTTTAAATGTAGTGTAGGTGAAAAATATGAATTTGTGTTTTTAAGTGATGGATTTATTAACCTGTTTGAATATACTAAAGAAGAGATAAAATCCATGTTTAATAATAATTTTTATGATGTAATTTATAAAGATGATGTAGATAGAGTGAAAAATGAATTTGCACTTCAAATATTAGAATCAAAAGTAGTTGAAATAGAGTATCGAATGATTACTAAGAGTGGGAATTTTGTGTGGGTTGTAAATAAGTGTGAGCTTATAAAAGATTCTGATGGAAAAGAGTATTTCTACTGTGTGTTGGTTGATATAACAGATTTAAAAAAAGTAGAAGAAGAACTTAAGATTAATGAAGAAAGGCTTAGAATAGCCTTATCCAAGACTTCTAACATAGTATTTGACTATTATATGCATACAAAATCTATACATGTCTCTAGTGATGTCTCTTTAATATATGGATTACAAAAAAATATTGAAAATGGCATAGAATATTTTATAGATTCTGGGATAATACATCCTGACTTTGTTGATGTGTTTAAAGAATCTTTTAATAAAATGGAAAAAGGTGAAGAAAGTGTAGTATCTGTAATAAAAACAAGACTAGTCAATGGAAAATATATATGGAATAGAATGACTCTAACGAATCTATTTAATGGAGCAGAAATTCCAATTAGAGCGATAGGTCTACTAGAAGACATAAATGAGCAAAAAAAAGCTGAAATGCAATATAATCAAGAAGAGCAATATA
This region includes:
- a CDS encoding Crp/Fnr family transcriptional regulator, translated to MSKLKDYDIDKVILFNNLCSETKNQLKEKAKLKRLQRKEILFYEKEQLDRVYVLLDGKVSIFKISENGERKVIFILNNGEIINDITFDFTKNSAVGCEAFENSIVSYYSIEEFTEIMKNDFQLTKDIISYMERRTRRLYRQLKNSISIKVDKKLAAKLYRLSKEFGIYCGEWTLLNVNLTVTYLADMLGCKRETVSRMIKVLQKEELIKIDNKGFYVKEAELSKYFKNN
- a CDS encoding diguanylate cyclase, which gives rise to MKNKKFIGYALGLIFICVFVMFSLWDFTYNVNSLVEKSKKMHLEELSLQSSNTINVKLNSLTKFINSISKIISESEGMKKEDIMKLLNDVSKESDFEKIYIAYPDGTAYTGDGKVYNISQHSYFKKAMKGESNISEIIKSSVNNENSFIVASPMYKNGKVIGVLYGSYYTSKLSEFIDVTSFNGEGSTYIFEKSGNLVLKSTPGETDDTINNVSDFFDFIYVREDYSYKNFIEDISNKKSGFLEYKFKGKEEYATYTPVGINDWYVLSFIPKTLIVKEISKINKLAIILTTKNFIALSILILIVFYKEKKSKEKLVKANLEISSLTNNIPGGVFKCSVGEKYEFVFLSDGFINLFEYTKEEIKSMFNNNFYDVIYKDDVDRVKNEFALQILESKVVEIEYRMITKSGNFVWVVNKCELIKDSDGKEYFYCVLVDITDLKKVEEELKINEERLRIALSKTSNIVFDYYMHTKSIHVSSDVSLIYGLQKNIENGIEYFIDSGIIHPDFVDVFKESFNKMEKGEESVVSVIKTRLVNGKYIWNRMTLTNLFNGAEIPIRAIGLLEDINEQKKAEMQYNQEEQYRKAMLSEAIAIYEINFSQDKFISSNIKPDNNLGLRPAGKYSEVMEAIVDDIVFISDRENFKKVFYYENVLDSYNKGVNELKLEYRRYDINGKILWELCTMHLLKDPQSNQLKGFAYIKDIDKQKKEEIELKFKAERDILTGIYNKGTTETLIKRFLSLDRVKESSHAFFIIDLDDFKAINDNLGHVFGDKVLVEVSKKLTSIFREDDIIGRIGGDEFVVFIKNMKNIKFIENKAIELCNAFRNYYTGENKSYKVSCSIGISIMPNHGTTFIELYEKADKALYHSKNQGKDRFIIFNDSI